Sequence from the Microbacterium sp. 1.5R genome:
ACCGGTGGCCTCATCCAGCTCGGCGCTGAAGCCAGGGTCCTCGGTGGGGGCACCGGAGCCGCTGAGCGCGAAGGCATACGCCGGCGGAGTGGGTTCGACGAGCAGCGAGCCCTCGGCATCCGTCTCGATCTGGTCGACCACCTCGAAGCCGGTCATGTCCCACTGCCCGGTGTTGGCGACGGTGATGACATAGGGGATCGTGCCGGAGGCGCTCACGAGCGCCGACGATCCGCGGGTCTTCGTGACCTCGACCGTGTTCGGGCGATGCAGCACCACGGTCGAATCGGATGCCTGGCCTTCCTGCTCGAAGACCTGATCAGGACCGAACTGCGCCGTGCTGTACGACTGCACGTCGTCGCTGATCACGCCCAGCTCCGTCTGGCCGGGGTTCGGCTGCAGATCGGGCCGGGTGGTCGAGACGAGGACATCGGGGTCGCTGCGCAGGAACTCCCGACGCTCGGTGGTCACTGCGAACGTGAGCTGCGGGTTGAAGGGACGCTCCCACTGCAGGATCTCGCCGTCCGCGTCCACCTGACGCGCGCTGAAGCGCACGCCCACGATCGTGTCCGCGTCGACACCCGCCGGTGGGTCGAGCTGAACGGTCGACGGCGTGGGCGATGCGATCCACTCGCCGGTCTCCCAGCACGGCGAGGCGTCCGTCACCGGTGCGCCGTTGCAGGTGGCGACGAGATCGCCGGCGACCTCGTCGTACTCGACGTCGCGCCCGGCGTCGTCATCGACGAGCACATCCATCGCCACTTCGTTCACCGGGGCGGGGACCGCGATCTGCGCGCCCACAAAGTCCATCGTGTTCCAGAACGTCGGCGTGCTGTCGGTGAGCTCGAAGGACGTGGTGCGCGCGGTCCCGTTCGGTCGTCCGCCGAGCTCGGTGACGTACGTGGTCGATTCGTCCTCATAGACGGATTCGGGACTGATCGTCTTGGTCGTCTCGATCGCATAACTCGCCGCGACGATCGCGAACTCATCAGCGGCATCCGCGATGCCCGTGCCGCACTGGTTGTCGGCGCATCCCTCCAGCACCGGGCTCTCGAGCTGCACATGGGCGTCGTTGACGATCGATTCGCCCGCGGGGGTCACGGTGACGGGTTGTGCCGGGTCCGACCTCAGCACGTCTCGCAGTTGCCAGGTCAGCAGGACTCGTCCCGACGCGCCGGTCGGGATCGCCGGGGTCCCGTCGTCCGAGCGGAACGCGACGGAGAGTCCCGTCACGTCGGCGAGGTCGGTGGCGTCGAGCTCGAGGGCCTCGGCATACGAGTACTCCGTCGAACTCGCACCGCGGGCGAGAGTGACGGCGGTCTCTTCTTCGGAGATGCCCGCGGGCAGCTCGATCGCGTCGATGTCATGAAGATCGAGGGTGTCGAACGCGGTGTCCGCAAGCGCCTCCCCTGCGGTCGGGTCGTCGATGACCATGCCGGACACCCGGGCGGCAGAGATGTTCGTGGCCACGAGGGTCGCGCTGATGAGCGGATACTCGGACGGGTCCGCAGGCGGATCCACGGCCGGCAGCCCCAGCTGATCCTGATCGAAGGTCTTGGTGAGCGTGGCGTTGATGGGCTGATCGACGATCAGGATCGTGTCGTCCGCGCCGTCGAGGCTGTCGACTCCTGTCGCTGCGTTGACGCCGCGGGCGCTGGCGGTGTTGTCGACGAGTCCCGGCTCACCCGTGTTGTACGTGTAGTCGTGGAAGTTGCCCAGCACCGCCTGCGAGGGAACGCTCCGCAGCGTGTCGCGCACCTGGAACTGCAGATCCAGGGGACGGCGTTCGTACGACGACCCGACGCCCTCGCCGTCCGTCCCCTCCGAGATCACGATCCGGACCGCGAGAGCGTCGGCGCTCTGCGCCTCGGTGAGCGTGTAGCCGCCGAACTCCCCGTCGCATCCTGCCGCGCATGCCTGCGCGGTGATGTCGGTCCATCCCGCCCCGTCCAGGTACAGCGCGACCTCGGAGACGACGTCTCCCGCGATCAGGGGGTCGGTCGTCGTCGTGATCGGATCGATGGCGACGAGGTTCCACGCGTCGTAGACCGATCCCGCCGTATCGGCCGGGTCCGCCGTCTCGGAGATGTCGGTGAGGGTCATGCTGCTGATGTTCAGCCCCTCCGTCGACCAGAGGAGCCGGGCGGTGCGGCGTTCGCCCGACAGCGCGGGAACGTCGTCCTGCAACCACTGCTTGTCGAGGAAGTCCGGTCCGACCCCGCCGTCGATGGGCAGCACGTCGACGTCATCCGATGCGTCCGCGGTCTTCTCCCCCCCGGCATCGGGGTTGTCGACGAGCGACTGCGCGGTGTTGGCGAAGGTCGCCTCCTCGTCCTGCGCGTCGGTCAGGTCGACGCCGATGTGCGTGGCGACCGTGAACCCGGGCGGGAGCAGAACCGGACAGCCGTCCGCATCCAGCGGCAGGTATTCGAGCTGGATGCCGCCGATGTCGTCCTGGAGATCCGCGGGGATCTCGTACGACCACAGCGACTCCGGGCCCGGCACCTCCGTCGCGTCCGGGAAGTCGGTCCACGGCCCGTCCGGTTCCTGCCAGTAGCGGACGGTGAGAGTCGTGCATGCCGGGATGTCCGTGTTCGTGATCTCCGTGGCCGTGAAGGCATCCCAGAACGCCGTGTCGGCCTGCGGGTCCGCCGGGTCGGAGATGACGAGGCGCTCGGATCCCGTCGTGGATTCCGGCGTGACGTTGCCCGTCAGCGTGACATCCGCGTCGGTTCCCGGCACTCCCCAGATCGTGTCCGGAGCGATGGACTTGGTCACGGAGGTGTCGAGCGTGAGGGGGTCGATCGTGAACGGGGCGGACGCGTCATCGATGCCGATCTGGCCGGCGCTGTTCTCGGCGGCGGTGTCTACCGCGTTGGTGCTCGCCACCGCGTCGTCGGTCGGCAGCGCCGTGATGTCGATGGGGATCGCCGCGTAGGAACCGGCGACGATCGCATCCCCCTCGGCCGAGTAGACGATGGTGAATCCCTCGACCGTGCAGCCGTCGGTGGGCTCGGGCAGCGTATCGGGAGTGGTCGTCGATTCCGTGCTGGCTGCGCAGTCGCTGTACTGATAGGTGATCTCGGCAGCGGTCGCGGCGACGGGCCATTCCACATCGCCGAATCCGTCGAACCGCAGCCCCTGCTCGGTGAAGGTCGCGGCGCCCGCAGTCGGCTCGGTGACGGTGAGCGTCTGGACGTTCTGGGATCCGACGGTGGCGACGATGCCGGCGGTGGCGCTCTGGCCGCTGACGAGCGTGTTGTCGCTGAACGACTTCTCGATCGTGACGTCGGGGAGGCGCTGGGCGATCACGACGGACGCCGAGTCCGTCGTGGGGTCGCTGGATTCTCCGGCGCGGGCGACCGTCGACGACGCATCGTTGACGACCGTCACGTCGGTGTCATCCGGAATCGATGTGACGGCGTCGTTCGTGACCGTGTGGACGACGACCTCTCCCGTGGCCCCGGGCGCGAAGGTTCCGGTGAAGGTCACACGGACACCGCCGGACTCGCTGATCGGATCCGGGGCTGTCGTCGTCCAGGTGCCGTCGACGAAGTACTCCGTCGTCGTCGACTCCGTTCCGTCCGGAGGCGTGATGTCGTAGCCGGTCACATCGAGGTAGCCGCCGAACTCTCCCGGGGGTGTCACCGGGTCCTGGATGACGATCGTGTCGACGTTCTGGTTCGAGGCGTTCCCGGGAGTGACCGTCCAGTCGACCACCTCACCGGGTACCGCCGGAAGGGTGCTCGTCGGCGCGACCGTCTTGTCGATGCTCGACTCGAGCGTCGTGTCCACGGCGAGCACGACGTCCGCGGTCGCCGGCGTGGCCGGCGCGTTGTCGGCGACCGCCGTGGCCGTGTTCGTCACCGTCGCACCGTCCCACGTGCCATCGGCCGCAGGGTCGACGATCGCGTTGACGGTCACCGTCATGCTGTATCCCGCGGGCCAGATGACCGGGTCTGCGGTGAGATCCAGCCCAGGGGTGATGGCGAAGCTGTTCTCCGCCGTGTCCACGTCGAGGTCGTAGTCGCCGGCGGGCTGTCCGGCTGGCGGGTTGATCTGCACCGTGACCGGATTCGCGATCGCCGGGTTGAACAGGAGCGGATCCGGGAGCTCGTCGCTGATGACGGTGTTGAGGCAGCCGGGGTCGTTCACCGACGAGCAGTTGACGGTGATCTGATAGGTCACCGTGTCGCCGGGTCCGAAGGGGCCCGCCTCGACTGCGGACTTCTGGATCGAGAACGCCGCCACCGCGAAGGCCGGCGCCGCTCCGAAGGCCAAGGATGCCGCGGCGAGCGCGAGCACGGTGAGTCCTGCGAGAAACCGTCGTCGCCGTTCCATGTCGATGACCCCCCTGAGCCTGCGTGGATCAGGCCAGCGTAGGAAGGTCCCGAAGAGACCGACAGGACGCCCTCACCCTGCCGGGGTGACACCGGGTGGTGGCGCGGCGAGCGTGCTCATCCGCCTCAGATGACGGCTAGCGCGACCGGGCTTCGCTCTCGACGGGCTGCCGACTGGCCGACTCACGCACTCGGAACCACAGCGTCAGCTCCATGATCGCGCGACCGATCATGTCGTGATCGCCCATGCGGAGATCGTCGAACGAGTCGCGATATCCCGAGGCCGTTCCAGGCTCGGGAGCGAGGAGGGACTGATATCCCATCGTCCAGTCCCGGAAGCGCCGTTCGTGCAGCGGCTCTTCGATCAGCACGCGGACATCCGTGTGGCGCGGGTCGCGGCCGATCCTCTCCATCAACGCTTCGACGTCAGACCTGGGCCCTTCGAGGATCTGCACGAACTCTCCGCCGCGGTAGAGCAGCATGCCGGTGATGTCGCGGTCGCTGTTGCGGGCGCGACTCACTGCCAGCAGTTCACCGAGCTCGTGTTCGCCGAACGGCTGCGTGGCGCTGCTGCAGTAGACGAGCGAGACGAGCGGATTCTGTTCAGTCATTCCGCACCCCGTCCCCGCCGTGGTGAGCCGACCGATGCGCGCCGACCTCGACGGTGGCCGTCACCGCCGCCATTGCTCGATGGTGGTCTGCGAAGTCGCCGATGGAGCGCGAGGCCGCATCGAATGCGCGCCAGACGCCGTCGGACAGACGGTCGACGTAGCCGAGGAAGGAGCCGTCCTGGCTGCCCACGTAGAAGCCGTCTGCCACGCTCGCCCAGAGCGGGCGAACAGGCGTCGGCGATTGATCACCCATGCTCTCAGCGTACCTTCGAGATTCCGGGCGGGCTCCGGATCATCCTCCAGGCGGAGTGACGATCGGAACGCGCGGTCCGGCTCTGGCAGGATCAAGGACATGATCACGGTTCACCTGCGCTACGAGATCGACCCCGACAAGCTCGACGACTTCACTGAGTACGGCAGGGCATGGATCCGTCTGGTGGCGAAGCACGGCGGGACCCACCACGGCTACTTCATGCCGAGCGAAGGCGATAGCGATGAGGCGTTCGCGCTGTTCACGTTCCCTTCGTTGGCCGAGTACGAGGTCTACCGCACGGCATCGAAGACCGACCCCGAGTGCATCGAGGCCTTCGAGTTCGCGCGCAGAACCCAATGCATCCGCCGCTACGAGCGCCGCTTCCTCAGCCCCGTCTTCTCGGCCGACGCCGACTGAGGAGGATGTTCCCGCCCGGTGCGTCAAGGGGGGTTCGACGGTGCCGCTCTCCGTCCTAGCGTCTGCGCATGGCTATCGAACTGAATCACCCCGCCCTCCGACACGCCCGCTCGCTGGTCCGCGACGGCAAGGTCGTCCGCGACGAGCGCGACGACTGGTCGGAGGCCGCGCCCAGCGCTGACGACGAGAACCGCTTCATCGAGCAGCACGGATGGACCGAGTTCTCCCACTGGCACCTGGGCATCGACAAGAGCGAGAACCCCGAGACGAAGGAGGCGTACTCCTTCCCCTTCGGGGATCTCCGCTCGGTACGCCGCTCGGGAGTCATCTCCGGTGAGAGCCGTGCCGGGCAGTACGACCACACCGAGATCCGCGACGAGCTGCGCAAACTCCTCGAGCTGATCGACGCCGACCGCGACTAGCTCGGACTCCGGATACCTCAGTCCGAAAGCGACCGTTTGCCGGGATGTTCGGCCCCGGCCGTGGCCACGGACCGCGACATCTTGATCTCGATCCGTCCGTCGGGAAACGTCTCGCTCGCCCCATCTGGCGTGAATCCCAGGCGCGTGTACGCCGCGATCCCCCGGGGGTTGCTCTCCATCACACCGAGATGGATCGTGTCCGCTCCACGGGAGGAGACATAGTCCACGCAGGCGACCATCAGCGCGTCGACGGCTCCCTGACCCCGGTGATCCGGTGCGACCCAGACCCCGTTGACCACCCAGCGGCCACTCATGTCGTAGACGCCGCCGATGCCGACGTCCTCGCCATCGATGCTCGCGATGAATGCTCCGGGATGAGTCGAACGGCTCCGCCAGACATCGTCGCCGAACGCGGACTCCCGCTGCAGCGTCGACCCGAACATCTCCGGGGACTCTGCGAGCGCGGCCAGCCGAA
This genomic interval carries:
- a CDS encoding BLUF domain-containing protein; the protein is MTEQNPLVSLVYCSSATQPFGEHELGELLAVSRARNSDRDITGMLLYRGGEFVQILEGPRSDVEALMERIGRDPRHTDVRVLIEEPLHERRFRDWTMGYQSLLAPEPGTASGYRDSFDDLRMGDHDMIGRAIMELTLWFRVRESASRQPVESEARSR
- a CDS encoding NIPSNAP family protein is translated as MITVHLRYEIDPDKLDDFTEYGRAWIRLVAKHGGTHHGYFMPSEGDSDEAFALFTFPSLAEYEVYRTASKTDPECIEAFEFARRTQCIRRYERRFLSPVFSADAD
- a CDS encoding GNAT family N-acetyltransferase, translated to MHVTITPAPSATWERYRDLRLAALAESPEMFGSTLQRESAFGDDVWRSRSTHPGAFIASIDGEDVGIGGVYDMSGRWVVNGVWVAPDHRGQGAVDALMVACVDYVSSRGADTIHLGVMESNPRGIAAYTRLGFTPDGASETFPDGRIEIKMSRSVATAGAEHPGKRSLSD